A single region of the bacterium genome encodes:
- a CDS encoding beta-galactosidase has translation MQPLSIVGNDFVQDGRPVQIIAGAMHYFRIHPDYWADRLRKLAWSGCNALETYVAWNVHEIRPGVFDFSGWQDLPRYLEMAAEQGLMCIVRPGPYICSEWDLGGLPAWLLADPGMRLRCHYPPYLEAVDRYLDALMERLVPLQASAGGPIVALQVENEYGSYGNDKTYLAHIRDGLRARGYEGLLFTSDGPGDFMLEGGTLPDVLKVANFGSNATGAFAKLRQWQPTGPMMCGEFWCGWFDHWGEAHHTRPAEDAAATLDEILGQGASVSIYMFHGGTNFGFFNGANHGKGYEPTVNSYDDDAPINEAGDLTPKYHAFREVIGKVRELPGGPAPADSVKRAYGQVALTQRAGLLDNLERLASPVHSATPDPMEAVGQDFGFILYRTEVVGPRDEMPIVLQDCHDRALVFVDGEYRGVVYRNDEESQVKAAFGPGAHRLDLLVENMGRVNYGFHLHDRKGITLCARHGQQFLFGWEIYPLLLEDLRGLQFAPVDCLTGPAFFRGTFTVDEPADTFLALPGWTKGVCWLNGFNLGRHWEIGPQRTLYIPAPLLKAGENELIVLELHETAGAVVELREAPELG, from the coding sequence ATGCAACCGCTCAGCATCGTCGGCAACGACTTCGTGCAGGACGGACGGCCCGTGCAGATCATTGCCGGGGCCATGCACTACTTCCGTATCCACCCCGACTACTGGGCGGACCGGCTGCGGAAGCTGGCGTGGTCCGGCTGTAACGCGCTGGAGACCTATGTGGCGTGGAATGTCCACGAGATCAGGCCCGGCGTGTTCGACTTCAGCGGCTGGCAGGACCTGCCGCGGTACCTGGAGATGGCGGCCGAGCAGGGCCTGATGTGCATCGTGCGGCCGGGTCCGTACATCTGCTCGGAATGGGACCTGGGCGGGCTGCCGGCGTGGCTGCTGGCCGACCCGGGGATGCGGCTGCGGTGCCACTACCCGCCGTACCTGGAGGCCGTGGACCGGTACCTGGACGCGCTGATGGAGCGCCTCGTGCCGCTGCAGGCGTCGGCCGGCGGGCCCATCGTGGCGCTGCAGGTGGAGAATGAGTACGGCAGCTATGGCAACGACAAGACCTACCTGGCCCACATCCGCGACGGGCTGCGGGCGCGGGGCTATGAGGGGCTGCTGTTCACGTCCGACGGGCCCGGGGACTTCATGCTCGAGGGCGGGACGCTGCCCGACGTGCTGAAGGTCGCCAACTTCGGCTCCAACGCCACCGGGGCGTTCGCGAAGCTGCGGCAGTGGCAGCCGACCGGGCCGATGATGTGCGGGGAGTTCTGGTGCGGATGGTTCGACCACTGGGGCGAGGCGCACCACACGCGCCCCGCGGAAGATGCCGCCGCGACGCTCGACGAGATCCTCGGGCAGGGCGCGTCAGTGAGCATCTACATGTTCCATGGCGGCACCAACTTCGGGTTCTTCAACGGGGCCAACCACGGCAAGGGCTATGAGCCGACCGTCAACAGCTATGACGACGACGCGCCGATCAATGAGGCCGGGGACCTGACGCCCAAGTACCACGCCTTCCGCGAGGTGATCGGGAAAGTGCGGGAGCTGCCGGGCGGGCCGGCGCCGGCGGACTCGGTGAAGCGGGCGTACGGGCAGGTGGCGCTGACCCAGCGGGCGGGGCTGCTGGACAACCTGGAGCGGCTGGCGTCGCCGGTGCACAGCGCCACGCCCGACCCGATGGAGGCGGTCGGGCAGGACTTCGGGTTCATCCTGTACCGGACGGAAGTCGTCGGGCCGCGTGATGAGATGCCGATCGTCCTGCAGGACTGTCACGACCGGGCGCTGGTGTTTGTGGACGGGGAGTACCGGGGCGTGGTGTACCGCAATGACGAGGAGTCGCAGGTGAAGGCGGCGTTCGGCCCGGGCGCGCACCGGCTCGACCTACTGGTCGAGAACATGGGCCGGGTGAACTACGGGTTCCACCTGCACGACCGCAAGGGCATTACGCTGTGCGCGCGGCACGGGCAGCAGTTCCTGTTCGGCTGGGAGATCTACCCGCTGCTGCTGGAGGACCTGCGGGGGCTGCAGTTCGCGCCCGTGGACTGCCTGACGGGCCCGGCGTTCTTCCGAGGGACGTTCACCGTAGACGAGCCGGCCGACACGTTCCTGGCGCTGCCCGGGTGGACGAAAGGCGTCTGCTGGCTCAACGGGTTCAACCTGGGGCGGCACTGGGAGATCGGCCCGCAGCGCACGCTCTACATCCCGGCGCCACTGCTCAAGGCGGGCGAGAATGAGCTGATCGTGTTGGAGCTGCACGAGACCGCAGGCGCGGTTGTGGAGTTGCGCGAGGCGCCGGAGTTGGGCTAG